The Streptomyces sp. NBC_00224 genome has a window encoding:
- a CDS encoding collagen binding domain-containing protein encodes MHHPPRPPSGRIRFWAAGGAALMLAAPLIAATTAAHGPSARADGTVDVTVVRDVDSDGSWTPALEVGERGIPVTITDAAGTARTSVTADDGKARFAPSALGLTGGRYRVEAVIPPDKRFLRPAQAGGPAPSLSSLVEFVDVTDGKNASVVTGVHVPADYCQANPTLATPCSHQSAPGTVGTKALVSWPYDRTGDGPAPDDEATFEQIGATYGLAHKRDTDQLFVGALTKRLMPYGPAGPGGIYVVDRKTKQTSLFATVPDAGDAKHSADLTRDTLEINNAVGKEALGDLDLADDGHTLYAVGLKAKSLYVYDTTGAGPGKPAAQPQRTIAIPDPGCPSGADDWRPYGLGFHDGALYVGGTCSAESSQKDADLRAYVLKLGGTSFSTVVSHDLAFERGMGYSSVKGDTHWRHWLRSWDPYAWFLQANYPQPMLSDIVFDRDGSMMLGFRDRLGDQAGYEALPPEGATNDTAQRSLFPAMGDITRVCRKGAEWVWDSTSADCPNHFVNGSAPPQQDGVKEYYYGDSTLGQLAESLQGGLAFAPRFTKTVATIVDPLTIFSGGVRKLDNTTGAGSDDYQVDGGTGSFGKANGLGDLELLCDEAPVQIGNRVWFDRDRDGIQGPAEEPIPGATVTLLDKDGKVVHSTRTNERGEYYFQVEPHTEYRIKFDVTTADTGGIPEKPAPGDLVPTERDQGRNRSIDSDPDPRTQIDRLTTGAAGDNDHTHDAGYYIPPKGQVSVVKHDARTGRPLPGAVFQLWRETNGHDGLQTTGDRPDTRQGAACTTGADGTCTVEDLPLGSYYWQETKAPDGHVLPVPGVFGPLRLTAGDAEKGVSVTVDNQPVQGKLKILKRDATSHEPLRGAVFELWQETNGTGGLQTGGTTPDTKHGAACASDGQGHCTFTGLPLGTYYLRETAVPEGYRLPAQPVTGPYSVTAANAEQGIEISLVNQRGEPDKGKGKGGKGGPR; translated from the coding sequence ATGCACCATCCCCCACGGCCCCCCTCGGGCCGGATCCGATTCTGGGCGGCAGGCGGCGCCGCCCTCATGCTGGCCGCGCCCCTCATCGCCGCCACCACGGCGGCGCACGGCCCGTCGGCCCGCGCCGACGGCACGGTCGACGTCACCGTGGTACGGGACGTGGACTCCGACGGCAGCTGGACCCCGGCGCTGGAAGTCGGGGAGAGGGGCATCCCCGTCACGATCACCGATGCGGCGGGCACGGCCCGTACCTCGGTCACCGCGGACGACGGCAAGGCGCGGTTCGCGCCCTCGGCCCTCGGGCTGACCGGCGGGCGCTACCGGGTCGAGGCGGTCATCCCGCCCGACAAGCGGTTCCTGCGCCCGGCGCAGGCGGGCGGGCCCGCCCCGTCGCTGTCGTCCCTGGTCGAATTCGTCGACGTGACCGACGGGAAGAACGCCTCCGTCGTGACCGGCGTCCACGTCCCGGCCGACTACTGCCAGGCCAACCCGACCCTGGCCACGCCCTGTTCGCATCAGAGCGCACCCGGCACGGTGGGCACCAAGGCCCTGGTGTCCTGGCCGTACGACCGCACCGGCGACGGCCCGGCACCGGACGACGAAGCAACCTTCGAGCAGATCGGCGCCACCTACGGCCTCGCCCACAAGCGCGACACCGACCAGCTCTTCGTCGGCGCGCTCACCAAGCGTCTGATGCCGTACGGGCCCGCCGGACCCGGCGGCATCTACGTCGTCGACCGCAAGACGAAGCAGACCTCGCTGTTCGCGACCGTCCCGGACGCCGGGGACGCCAAGCACTCCGCGGACCTCACCCGCGACACCCTGGAGATCAACAACGCGGTCGGCAAGGAGGCCCTGGGCGACCTCGACCTGGCCGACGACGGCCACACCCTGTACGCGGTGGGGCTCAAGGCCAAGAGCCTCTACGTCTACGACACCACCGGCGCCGGACCCGGCAAACCGGCGGCCCAACCCCAGCGGACCATCGCGATCCCGGACCCCGGCTGCCCGAGCGGCGCGGACGACTGGCGCCCCTACGGTCTCGGCTTCCACGACGGCGCCCTGTACGTGGGCGGCACGTGCAGCGCCGAGTCGTCCCAGAAGGACGCGGACCTGCGCGCGTACGTGCTGAAGCTGGGCGGCACCTCGTTCTCGACCGTCGTCTCCCACGACCTCGCCTTCGAGCGGGGCATGGGCTACTCGTCGGTCAAGGGCGACACCCACTGGCGGCACTGGCTCAGGAGCTGGGACCCGTACGCCTGGTTCCTCCAGGCCAACTACCCCCAGCCGATGCTGTCCGACATCGTCTTCGACCGCGACGGCTCGATGATGCTCGGCTTCCGGGACCGGCTCGGCGACCAGGCCGGCTACGAGGCCCTGCCGCCCGAGGGCGCCACCAACGACACCGCGCAGCGCTCGCTGTTCCCGGCGATGGGCGACATCACCCGGGTGTGCAGGAAGGGCGCCGAGTGGGTGTGGGACAGCACCTCGGCGGACTGCCCCAACCACTTCGTCAACGGCAGTGCGCCGCCGCAGCAGGACGGGGTGAAGGAGTACTACTACGGCGACTCCACGCTCGGCCAGCTCGCGGAGTCGCTCCAGGGCGGCCTCGCGTTCGCTCCCCGCTTCACCAAGACCGTGGCGACCATCGTCGATCCGCTGACGATCTTCTCCGGCGGTGTGCGGAAGCTCGACAACACCACGGGCGCGGGCTCCGACGACTACCAAGTGGACGGCGGAACCGGCTCCTTCGGCAAGGCCAACGGCCTGGGCGACCTGGAGCTCCTGTGCGACGAGGCGCCGGTGCAGATCGGCAACCGGGTCTGGTTCGACCGCGACCGCGACGGCATCCAGGGCCCGGCGGAGGAGCCCATCCCCGGCGCTACGGTGACGCTGCTCGACAAGGACGGCAAGGTCGTCCACAGCACGAGGACCAATGAGCGCGGCGAGTACTACTTCCAGGTCGAGCCGCACACCGAGTACCGGATCAAGTTCGATGTGACCACGGCCGACACCGGCGGCATCCCCGAGAAACCCGCACCCGGGGACCTCGTGCCCACGGAGAGGGACCAGGGGCGCAACCGCTCCATCGACTCCGACCCGGACCCGCGCACCCAGATCGACCGGCTCACCACCGGGGCGGCGGGCGACAACGACCACACCCACGACGCCGGTTACTACATCCCGCCCAAGGGGCAGGTGAGCGTCGTCAAGCACGACGCCAGGACGGGCAGGCCGCTGCCCGGAGCGGTCTTCCAGCTGTGGCGGGAGACCAACGGACACGACGGTCTGCAGACCACCGGGGACAGGCCCGACACCCGGCAGGGCGCCGCGTGCACGACCGGCGCCGACGGCACGTGCACGGTCGAGGATCTGCCGCTCGGGTCGTACTACTGGCAGGAGACCAAGGCCCCGGACGGCCATGTCCTGCCCGTACCAGGCGTCTTCGGACCGCTGCGCCTGACGGCCGGTGACGCCGAGAAGGGGGTCTCGGTCACCGTCGACAACCAGCCCGTCCAGGGCAAGCTCAAGATCCTCAAGCGGGACGCCACCTCCCACGAGCCCCTGCGGGGCGCGGTGTTCGAGCTGTGGCAGGAGACGAACGGGACGGGCGGCCTGCAGACCGGCGGAACCACCCCGGACACCAAGCACGGTGCGGCGTGCGCCTCCGACGGGCAGGGCCACTGCACCTTCACCGGCCTCCCGCTGGGCACCTACTACCTGCGGGAGACCGCGGTGCCCGAGGGCTACCGTCTGCCCGCGCAGCCGGTGACCGGCCCGTACTCGGTGACGGCCGCCAACGCCGAGCAGGGCATCGAGATCAGCCTCGTGAACCAGAGAGGCGAACCGGACAAGGGAAAGGGCAAGGGAGGCAAGGGCGGGCCCCGTTGA
- a CDS encoding LysR family transcriptional regulator — MDLELRHLRVVCAIAEAGSLTKAAAALRMTQPGLSAQLRRIETMLGGALFDRRRDGAVPTGFGELVLTRAQSILPGVDGLLADTTRAARRMSAPHRVRLGSVGGPLLGHLILAVRESLPGTEVTARSHPSPVALLEDVVAGRLEAAVLGDNPHDELLPRDGVVLVPFATEPVFALLPAAHPLAAQREVALAQLLDEDWAVPGPDRDRTREYWSSVCALTHRRPSAPYEAEGRQLIEIVRAGLAVSLCQATFIEVPGVAVRPLTGNPLHYRHVLAWRRDGPLAPHGTEILRRVQTGYANARADSPAYTRWLKHGSCEAPGPVEP, encoded by the coding sequence ATGGATCTGGAGCTGCGGCACCTGCGGGTGGTGTGCGCGATCGCGGAGGCCGGGAGCCTCACCAAGGCGGCCGCCGCGCTGCGCATGACCCAGCCCGGGCTCAGCGCGCAGCTCCGCCGTATCGAGACCATGCTCGGCGGCGCCCTCTTCGACCGCAGACGGGACGGCGCGGTCCCCACCGGCTTCGGTGAACTGGTCCTCACCCGCGCCCAGTCGATCCTGCCCGGAGTCGACGGCCTGCTCGCGGACACCACCCGCGCCGCCCGCCGGATGTCGGCCCCCCACCGCGTCCGCCTCGGCTCCGTCGGCGGCCCCCTCCTCGGCCATCTCATCCTGGCGGTACGGGAGTCGCTGCCCGGCACCGAGGTCACCGCCCGCTCGCACCCCTCCCCCGTGGCGCTCCTGGAAGACGTGGTCGCGGGCCGCCTGGAAGCCGCCGTCCTCGGCGACAACCCCCACGACGAGCTCCTGCCGCGTGACGGGGTGGTCCTCGTCCCGTTCGCCACCGAGCCCGTGTTCGCGCTGCTGCCCGCTGCCCATCCGCTGGCCGCCCAGCGGGAAGTGGCCCTGGCCCAGCTCCTCGACGAGGACTGGGCGGTGCCGGGCCCGGACCGGGACCGCACCCGCGAGTACTGGTCGTCGGTCTGCGCCCTGACACACCGCCGCCCCTCGGCCCCGTACGAGGCCGAGGGGCGCCAGCTGATCGAGATCGTGCGGGCCGGACTGGCCGTCAGCCTGTGCCAGGCCACGTTCATCGAGGTTCCCGGTGTCGCCGTGCGCCCACTGACCGGAAATCCCCTCCACTACCGCCATGTTCTGGCCTGGCGCCGCGACGGGCCGCTCGCCCCGCACGGCACCGAGATCCTCCGCCGTGTGCAGACCGGTTACGCGAACGCCCGCGCCGACAGCCCGGCGTACACGCGGTGGCTGAAGCACGGGTCGTGCGAGGCGCCGGGGCCGGTGGAGCCATGA
- a CDS encoding M6 family metalloprotease domain-containing protein, whose protein sequence is MRSTAPVPSPKSARAARRTLPLPVLALTVLLLLLGVAPAPAQADAASDCALRGTTGWSDEGHSTDRTVFQRSTGTRKVAMIFVDFPDAAATEAPADDAAQLTPGANWLWNASYGKAWLAISQHRWWVRMPHDSTSYGFARGLSHEAHEAYLRDAVRAADPAVDFSGYDMVYVVPTRNATAISFTPTYVYQPGTAGVVADGTTVKWAVTFGQDMWNWGPKLVGHETAHTFGLPDLYAFEAGSDAHRFVGGWDVMGLIGGKAPQYFGWESWKLGWTDDGQVACQASRGTRTVDLTAVEYGGGTKIAVVPTGPTTAYVVESRRAVQADTAVCSTGALIYKVDTSVPTGYGPIRVVDAKPAATPAGGCRPLDDAPYWSGESFTDPAAGVRIDVLSADGYGERVRITKS, encoded by the coding sequence ATGAGAAGCACCGCTCCTGTCCCTTCCCCCAAGTCCGCGCGCGCCGCGCGCCGGACGCTGCCATTGCCCGTCCTGGCCCTCACCGTGCTGCTCCTCCTGCTTGGCGTGGCGCCGGCCCCCGCGCAGGCCGACGCCGCCTCCGACTGCGCACTGCGCGGCACCACCGGCTGGTCGGACGAGGGGCACAGCACCGACCGCACTGTCTTCCAGCGCTCGACCGGCACCCGCAAGGTCGCCATGATCTTCGTGGACTTCCCGGACGCGGCGGCCACCGAGGCTCCGGCCGATGACGCGGCGCAGCTCACGCCTGGCGCGAACTGGCTGTGGAACGCCTCGTACGGCAAGGCGTGGCTCGCCATCAGCCAGCACCGGTGGTGGGTGCGCATGCCGCACGACTCCACCTCGTACGGCTTCGCGCGCGGACTGAGCCACGAAGCCCACGAGGCGTACCTCAGGGACGCGGTGAGGGCCGCCGACCCGGCGGTGGACTTCTCCGGGTACGACATGGTCTACGTCGTCCCCACCAGGAATGCGACGGCCATCTCTTTCACGCCGACCTATGTGTACCAGCCGGGCACCGCGGGCGTCGTCGCCGACGGTACGACCGTGAAGTGGGCGGTCACGTTCGGCCAGGACATGTGGAACTGGGGCCCCAAGCTGGTCGGCCACGAGACGGCGCACACCTTCGGCCTGCCCGACCTGTACGCCTTCGAGGCGGGCAGCGACGCACACCGGTTCGTCGGCGGCTGGGACGTCATGGGCCTGATAGGCGGGAAGGCGCCGCAGTACTTCGGGTGGGAGTCGTGGAAGCTCGGCTGGACCGACGACGGCCAGGTCGCCTGCCAGGCGTCGCGCGGCACCCGCACGGTGGACCTCACCGCCGTCGAGTACGGCGGCGGGACCAAGATCGCCGTGGTGCCGACCGGGCCGACGACCGCGTACGTCGTCGAATCGCGCCGGGCGGTCCAGGCGGATACGGCGGTCTGCTCGACCGGCGCGCTCATCTACAAGGTCGACACGTCCGTGCCGACCGGATACGGGCCGATCCGCGTCGTGGACGCCAAGCCCGCCGCCACTCCGGCCGGCGGCTGCCGTCCGCTGGACGACGCGCCGTACTGGTCCGGCGAGTCGTTCACGGACCCCGCGGCCGGGGTACGGATCGACGTGCTGAGCGCCGACGGGTACGGGGAGCGGGTCCGGATCACCAAGTCGTAG
- a CDS encoding ABC transporter ATP-binding protein has product MTTATQPLLSVRDMTKVYPARRRGSAPVRAVDGISFDVAPGETLGLVGESGCGKSTTGRTIVRLLEPSSGSIAYDGHDISHLSQRELKPLRREIQMVFQDPHSSLNPRQTVARIISDPLLVQGSSAADARRRAAELMELVGLIPEQIDRFPHEFSGGQAQRIGIARALATRPRLVIADEPVSALDVSVQAQIVNLMERLQRELGLAYLFIAHDLSVVKRVCDRVAVMYLGRIVEIGAKERVYAAPAHPYTRALLSAVPLPDPAAERARERITLLGDPPSPAAPPPGCSFHPRCPKAQERCRSEAPVLRIAAPGEARQVACHFPEAA; this is encoded by the coding sequence ATGACCACAGCGACCCAACCCCTGCTGTCCGTACGGGACATGACCAAGGTCTACCCCGCCCGGCGGCGCGGCTCGGCTCCCGTACGGGCGGTCGACGGCATCAGCTTCGACGTGGCACCCGGCGAAACGCTCGGCCTGGTCGGCGAGTCCGGCTGCGGCAAGTCCACCACCGGCCGCACCATCGTGCGTCTGCTGGAGCCCTCAAGCGGGTCGATCGCCTACGACGGCCACGACATCAGCCATCTCTCCCAGCGCGAGCTCAAGCCGCTGCGCCGCGAGATCCAGATGGTCTTCCAGGACCCGCACTCCTCACTCAACCCGCGCCAGACCGTCGCACGGATCATCTCCGACCCCCTGCTTGTGCAAGGGAGTTCGGCGGCGGACGCGCGTCGGCGGGCCGCCGAGCTGATGGAGCTGGTGGGGCTCATACCCGAGCAGATCGACCGCTTCCCGCACGAGTTCTCCGGCGGCCAGGCCCAGCGCATCGGCATCGCCCGCGCGCTGGCCACCCGGCCCCGGCTCGTCATCGCGGACGAGCCCGTCTCGGCCCTCGACGTCTCCGTCCAGGCCCAGATCGTCAACCTGATGGAACGCCTGCAGCGGGAACTGGGGCTGGCCTACCTCTTCATCGCCCACGACCTGTCGGTGGTCAAGCGGGTCTGCGACCGGGTCGCAGTCATGTACCTGGGCCGGATCGTGGAGATCGGCGCGAAGGAGCGGGTGTACGCAGCCCCGGCCCACCCCTACACCCGCGCACTGCTCTCCGCCGTCCCGCTGCCCGACCCGGCCGCCGAGCGGGCCCGCGAGCGCATCACGCTCCTGGGCGACCCGCCGAGCCCGGCCGCGCCCCCACCGGGCTGCTCCTTCCACCCCCGCTGCCCCAAGGCACAGGAACGGTGCCGCAGCGAGGCGCCCGTGCTGCGGATCGCCGCGCCGGGCGAGGCACGCCAGGTCGCCTGTCACTTCCCCGAGGCGGCCTGA
- a CDS encoding ABC transporter ATP-binding protein, with amino-acid sequence MDAPRPTSPALAPPAAPPRDAREPLLSVRNLSVTFPTRHGPVRAVDSLDFDVHRGRTLGIVGESGSGKSVTSMAVLGLHTGAQVTGSIALDGEELVGLTERELNRLRGRRMAMIFQDPLSSLHPYYTVGEQIAEHHRVHFRSGRAVARRRAVEMLAEVGIPEPRRRVGEYPHQFSGGMRQRVMIAMALACEPELLIADEPTTALDVTVQAQILELIARLQQERGLAVVMITHDLGVVARVAHEVLVMYGGRAVEQAPVDTLFAAPAHPYTRGLLDSLPRLDDPDDAPLRAIPGSPPSLLTPAPGCAFAPRCSRAASAAASERLRCETELPLLSGPAGHASACHLPTYEGAPS; translated from the coding sequence ATGGACGCGCCCCGCCCCACCTCGCCCGCACTCGCACCCCCAGCCGCGCCCCCGCGGGACGCGCGCGAGCCCCTGCTGTCCGTGCGGAACCTGAGCGTCACCTTCCCCACGCGGCACGGTCCCGTACGGGCCGTCGACTCCCTCGACTTCGACGTCCACCGGGGCCGCACCCTGGGCATCGTGGGAGAGTCCGGCTCCGGCAAGTCCGTCACCTCCATGGCCGTCCTCGGCCTGCACACCGGCGCCCAGGTCACCGGCTCCATCGCGCTCGACGGCGAGGAGCTGGTGGGCCTGACGGAGCGTGAGCTGAACCGGCTGCGCGGCCGCCGGATGGCGATGATCTTCCAGGACCCGCTCTCCAGCCTCCACCCCTACTACACGGTCGGCGAGCAGATCGCCGAACACCACCGCGTCCACTTCCGCTCCGGCCGCGCGGTGGCCCGCCGACGTGCGGTGGAGATGCTCGCCGAGGTCGGCATCCCGGAGCCGCGGCGCCGGGTGGGCGAGTACCCGCACCAGTTCTCGGGCGGTATGCGCCAGCGCGTGATGATAGCGATGGCGCTGGCCTGCGAGCCCGAGCTGCTGATCGCGGACGAGCCGACCACCGCGCTCGACGTCACCGTGCAGGCCCAGATCCTGGAACTGATCGCCCGCCTGCAGCAGGAGCGGGGGCTCGCCGTCGTCATGATCACCCACGATCTGGGGGTGGTGGCGCGCGTCGCCCACGAGGTCCTGGTGATGTACGGCGGCCGGGCCGTCGAACAGGCCCCCGTGGACACCCTGTTCGCGGCCCCGGCCCACCCCTACACCCGCGGCCTGCTCGACTCACTGCCCCGGCTCGACGACCCCGACGACGCACCGCTGCGGGCCATCCCCGGCAGCCCGCCCTCCCTGCTCACCCCGGCTCCCGGCTGCGCGTTCGCGCCCCGCTGCTCCCGGGCCGCGTCGGCCGCCGCGAGCGAGCGGCTGCGCTGCGAGACCGAACTGCCCCTGCTGTCGGGGCCCGCCGGCCACGCGTCCGCCTGCCACCTCCCCACGTACGAAGGCGCCCCTTCATGA
- a CDS encoding ABC transporter permease has product MILYIGRRLLGVTGVLIAIAAVTFTIFYVLPSDPAAAACGKSCSVERLAAIRTHMGLDEPIWKQFWEFASGIFTGRTMGSGQYALHCDFPCLGYSYENSESVWGLLMDRLPVSASLALGSAVLWLVLGLSAGVTAALRKDTLTDKVLMVGAVAAASLPVYFTSIMLIYGLIRTAGLLPYPQYVSFGSDPVHWASNLLLPWLALAVLYAAMYARQSRSSMIETMAEPYIRTARAKGLPRRTVVVKHGLRAGMTPILTIFGMDLGGLLAGAVITESIFGLPGIGRLFYGALSSGDQPVILGVTLLAAAFIVVANLAVDLLYAVVDPRVRY; this is encoded by the coding sequence ATGATCCTCTACATCGGCCGCCGGCTGCTCGGGGTGACCGGCGTCCTGATCGCGATCGCCGCCGTCACCTTCACCATCTTCTACGTCCTGCCCTCCGACCCGGCCGCCGCCGCGTGCGGCAAGTCGTGCAGCGTCGAACGCCTGGCGGCGATCCGCACCCACATGGGTCTGGACGAGCCGATCTGGAAGCAGTTCTGGGAGTTCGCCTCCGGCATCTTCACCGGCCGCACCATGGGCAGCGGCCAGTACGCGCTGCACTGCGACTTCCCGTGCCTGGGCTACTCGTACGAGAACAGCGAATCGGTGTGGGGCCTGCTCATGGACCGCCTGCCCGTCTCCGCCTCGCTCGCACTCGGCTCGGCGGTCCTGTGGCTGGTGCTCGGTCTGTCCGCCGGAGTCACCGCGGCGCTGCGCAAGGACACCCTCACCGACAAGGTCCTGATGGTCGGCGCGGTCGCCGCGGCCTCACTGCCCGTCTACTTCACCTCCATCATGCTGATCTACGGCCTGATCAGAACCGCCGGACTGCTGCCTTATCCGCAGTACGTGTCCTTCGGCTCGGACCCGGTCCACTGGGCGTCCAACCTGCTCCTGCCCTGGCTGGCGCTCGCCGTCCTGTACGCGGCCATGTACGCGCGCCAGAGCCGCAGTTCGATGATCGAGACCATGGCGGAGCCGTACATCCGCACCGCCCGCGCCAAGGGCCTGCCCCGCCGCACCGTCGTGGTCAAGCACGGGCTGCGGGCGGGGATGACGCCGATCCTGACCATCTTCGGGATGGACCTGGGCGGACTGCTCGCGGGCGCGGTGATCACCGAGTCCATCTTCGGGCTGCCGGGCATCGGACGGCTCTTCTACGGCGCCCTGTCCAGCGGCGACCAGCCCGTCATCCTCGGCGTGACCCTGCTCGCCGCCGCCTTCATCGTCGTCGCCAACCTGGCCGTCGACCTGCTCTACGCCGTCGTCGACCCGCGAGTGAGGTACTGA
- a CDS encoding ABC transporter permease yields the protein MTTTLAPAAAPTGRGPWQLARAELRRRTSVKISLAVVALFVVMAAAAPLLSRLGGWSPEEFDKTAVDPYLGGQPLGTLGGVSADHWLGVEPVTGRDLFARVVHGAQVSLLIAFTATAIVVVAGTAAGIAAGYFGGRTDAVLSRLMDLTMSFPSLIFMIAMMSVAKDVNRIALMTAVIGLFGWPGIARVVRGQTLSLKHREYVDAARVNGSGSWRILTRDILPGVAGPVIAYTTLIIPGMIATEAALSYLGVGVRPPTPSWGQMIAESVAFYDTDPMYFVIPSTCLFLTVLAFTLLGDALRDILDPRGSRS from the coding sequence ATGACCACCACCCTCGCACCGGCGGCCGCGCCGACGGGCCGCGGCCCCTGGCAGCTGGCCCGCGCGGAACTGCGCCGCCGCACCTCCGTCAAGATCTCCCTCGCCGTCGTGGCGCTCTTCGTCGTCATGGCGGCCGCCGCCCCCTTGCTGAGCAGGCTCGGCGGCTGGTCGCCCGAGGAGTTCGACAAGACCGCCGTCGACCCGTACCTGGGCGGTCAGCCGCTCGGGACCCTCGGCGGCGTCTCCGCCGACCACTGGCTGGGCGTGGAACCCGTCACCGGGCGCGACCTGTTCGCCCGGGTCGTGCACGGCGCCCAGGTCTCCCTCCTGATCGCCTTCACCGCGACCGCGATCGTCGTGGTCGCGGGCACGGCCGCCGGGATCGCGGCCGGCTACTTCGGCGGGCGCACCGACGCGGTCCTCAGCCGGCTCATGGACCTCACCATGTCCTTCCCCTCCCTCATCTTCATGATCGCGATGATGTCGGTGGCCAAGGACGTCAACCGCATCGCGCTGATGACCGCCGTGATCGGCCTGTTCGGCTGGCCGGGCATCGCCCGGGTCGTCCGCGGCCAGACCCTCTCGCTCAAGCACCGCGAGTACGTCGACGCGGCGCGGGTCAACGGCTCGGGCTCCTGGCGGATCCTCACCCGGGACATCCTGCCGGGCGTCGCGGGGCCCGTCATCGCGTACACCACCCTGATCATCCCCGGCATGATCGCCACCGAGGCGGCCCTCAGCTATCTCGGCGTCGGTGTCCGCCCGCCCACCCCCTCCTGGGGCCAGATGATCGCCGAGAGCGTCGCCTTCTACGACACGGACCCCATGTACTTCGTCATCCCGAGCACCTGCCTCTTCCTCACGGTGCTCGCCTTCACCCTGCTCGGCGACGCGCTGCGGGACATCCTCGACCCGAGGGGAAGCCGCTCATGA
- a CDS encoding ABC transporter substrate-binding protein codes for MNKRTLTALATALAASLALGATGCSKTKHSDAGPDAGGKNPATANAGTVVGGTPQKGGTLTVLSNQDFTHLDPARNWVMNDMDFGTRLLYRTLVTYKAAPGTGGGELVPDLATDLGTSSNGAKTWTFHLKPGVKYEDGSPVTAKDVKYNVERSFSPDLPGGADYAARYLAGAEGYQGPAQGKHLDSVKTPDDHTIVFELRKPFAEFPNATVMPTFAPVPQAQDKGPQYDNRPYSSGPYKIESYERGKKMVLVRNTHWDAATDQVRKAYPDKLVVVMGLKPNQIDDRLIASQGADASAVSWGALRPESAAKVLPSAEIRKRLIAESTNCTDMVQMNTGHAPFDNVKVRQAVQYALDKDSVLTASGGPAFNDPSTAYMPASLFGGKQPDTVKVPVAGDVAKAKQLLKEADKPDGFTTKMTVSTGDKGRAEAIQQALGKAGIKVTIETVDPSAFYATIGDTKNRTDMVYTGWCPDYPSGSTFLPFVFDGRYIKEKGNSGNHSLFRDDATMKKMDEIAAMTDAKQANAAWQQLDGEILAKAPTVPVLVRRWPLVLGTNIAGAYGQTSFGGQLDYATAGLKDPSKSQG; via the coding sequence ATGAACAAGCGCACCCTCACCGCCCTCGCCACCGCCCTGGCGGCGTCCCTCGCCCTCGGGGCGACCGGCTGCTCGAAGACCAAGCACTCGGACGCGGGCCCGGACGCCGGGGGCAAGAACCCGGCGACCGCCAACGCGGGCACCGTCGTGGGCGGCACTCCCCAGAAGGGCGGCACCCTGACCGTCCTGTCCAACCAGGACTTCACCCACCTCGACCCGGCCCGCAACTGGGTCATGAACGACATGGACTTCGGCACCCGGCTGCTCTACCGCACCCTGGTCACCTACAAGGCCGCCCCCGGCACCGGCGGCGGTGAGCTCGTACCCGACCTGGCCACCGATCTGGGCACCTCCTCCAACGGCGCGAAGACCTGGACCTTCCACCTCAAGCCGGGGGTCAAGTACGAGGACGGCAGCCCCGTCACCGCCAAGGACGTCAAGTACAACGTGGAGCGGTCCTTCTCGCCCGACCTGCCCGGCGGCGCCGACTACGCGGCCCGCTACCTCGCCGGCGCCGAGGGCTACCAGGGCCCGGCCCAGGGCAAGCACCTGGACTCCGTCAAGACGCCGGACGACCACACGATCGTCTTCGAACTGCGCAAGCCCTTCGCGGAGTTCCCCAACGCCACCGTGATGCCGACCTTCGCGCCGGTCCCCCAGGCCCAGGACAAGGGACCCCAGTACGACAACCGGCCGTACTCCTCGGGCCCGTACAAGATCGAGTCGTACGAGCGCGGCAAGAAGATGGTGCTGGTCCGCAACACCCACTGGGACGCCGCCACCGACCAGGTGCGCAAGGCGTACCCGGACAAGCTCGTTGTGGTCATGGGGCTCAAGCCCAACCAGATCGACGACCGGCTCATCGCCTCCCAGGGCGCCGACGCCTCCGCCGTCTCCTGGGGCGCCCTGCGGCCGGAGAGCGCGGCCAAGGTGCTGCCCAGCGCCGAGATCCGCAAGCGGCTGATCGCCGAGTCCACCAACTGCACCGACATGGTCCAGATGAACACCGGGCACGCCCCGTTCGACAACGTGAAGGTCCGTCAGGCCGTGCAGTACGCCCTCGACAAGGACTCCGTCCTCACCGCGTCCGGCGGCCCCGCCTTCAACGACCCCTCCACCGCGTACATGCCCGCCTCCCTCTTCGGCGGCAAGCAGCCCGACACTGTGAAGGTGCCCGTGGCCGGCGACGTGGCCAAGGCCAAGCAGCTCCTCAAGGAGGCGGACAAGCCGGACGGGTTCACGACCAAGATGACCGTCTCGACCGGCGACAAGGGCCGCGCCGAGGCGATCCAGCAGGCGCTCGGCAAGGCCGGGATCAAGGTCACCATCGAGACCGTCGACCCGTCCGCGTTCTACGCGACGATCGGTGACACCAAGAACCGGACCGACATGGTCTACACGGGCTGGTGTCCTGACTACCCGTCAGGATCCACCTTCCTGCCCTTCGTCTTCGACGGCCGCTACATCAAGGAGAAGGGCAACTCCGGCAACCACTCGCTCTTCCGCGACGACGCCACCATGAAGAAGATGGACGAGATCGCCGCCATGACGGACGCCAAGCAGGCCAACGCCGCATGGCAGCAGCTGGACGGCGAGATCCTCGCCAAGGCCCCGACCGTACCGGTCCTGGTGCGCCGCTGGCCGCTGGTGCTCGGCACCAACATCGCGGGCGCCTACGGCCAGACCTCCTTCGGCGGTCAGCTCGACTACGCCACGGCCGGCCTCAAGGACCCCTCGAAGAGCCAGGGCTGA